The Brevibacillus humidisoli DNA segment GAAGACAGATGCGGCTGACTCCGGCCCATACTGCTGCAGAGTGTTTCATTGAGCGAATGGATGAACTGATCCAGGGGCAGTTCGGCCAAGTAGGTGAATTGCTCCTCCTCTGTCGTAAGTAATTCGGTCCGATGCACAGCGAATAACGAAGGGACAGAGTAGGCAAACAGGGGGGAAAAGTAGACCCATTCGGAATAAAGCCCCTCACCTTTTAGGATCTCCACGCTTTTTTTTACCCACTGGTGGTGCTGCAGCGTAGGCAGCACCTGGGTAAGCGTGTGCAAACTGGCCGCCATCTCAAATAGTGGGGAGACGCTAAAACGGATAGGCGGGTTGGGATTGTAAAGCTTGGACAAATCTATTTTTATCATCGTTACGGCCTCCTAACCCTTGCTTCTTTCATCATACGCAGGTTTTTAGGACAATTCAATCACCAACCAGTTCATCCGGAGAGGGGTACCCGACGTGGATGACAGAAAAGAAGAGTCGCCAGTTTTCCCCGGTTAGAAAGAAAAAGGCCAGAGAGTGTTCCTCTAGCCTTCACGTGTCTTGATGTTGCGGGAGTGGTTCTCCTGTTTCACCTGTTTTGATCCTGGCAGCGGCTCTCCAGCCTGCTCCCGTGGATCGTACTCGTTGTTGTACATCTGATGCGGATTGGCCGGTTGATTCTCTTCTTTCAACATGTGATCAACTCCCTTCACTCTCTAGTATGTGAGATAATGGAGAAAACATGAACTGTAAACCCTGGCATCCCGATAAGGTGTGGAAGGAGTGAAACGATGCCGCTATTGCTTGCTCCCGTGTTCAATTCTGTTGCGTCAGGTCCAGTCCAAATCAATCTGAAAAACGGGTTTCGGCTCGAGTCTGGCAACGACAAGTTGTACAAGCTGAGTCATCGTTATCTGCGCAACCTGATGAACGAAAACCGGCTCTATTTTAAGGAAAAAGTGTCGGCCGACAGTATGTTCCTGATCGCCGATTATCCACAGATGAAAGTGACCGAGGACCGCAGCTACATCGAACTGATCGAAAATCTGCTGAATATGGCCAGCGGGAATGGCGTCTGCTCAATTCCATACGTGCTTACGATTGAACAGAATCAATATGGGATCAGCTATTTAAAACGTTCTTTAGATGGCCCTGCGTACCTGTTTGACGAGGAGAAACGGCAGGTATTCGAGCAGCTTTTGCGGCAAGAGGGTCACTTTCCTCCCGTTCCCTTCCGCCGTTACCTGCTCTCTCTGGAAAGAGAGAACTGGGAAGATCGATTGCTGGATCTGTGGATTGCCTTGGAATCTCTGTTTGTACCAGACGGGAAAAAGGGAGAGATCACGTATAAGGTTCGCATGCGGACTGCTTACTATTTTGCGGATACAAGGGAACAGCGCAAGCGTCTCTCCGATTTTATCAAGCACTCTTACAATCATCGCTCTGAGATTGTACACAGTGGTAAATCACCAGAGACAGGGGTTAGCGAAGAAGTGCAGACACTGGCCGAGTTGGTCCGCATCACCCTGATTAACATGTATGGAGAGGACATTAAGCCCCAGGAGTTGAAAACACGGCTGGATGAGCTGATCTTGTCGGGAGAGAGTTATCGCGAGGTTTACCACCCCGCCTACTTCCGACAGCTCTCCATATGATACGGCAATGATCTGACACAAACGCTGGTTGATGATGTAGGCGGATGGATTGGGGGGGATCGGGCAGAATAAACTGTGGGGGTGATGCACAGTGCGGGGACATGATGAAGAATTTCAGGATCAGGTGGAAGCGTATCGCACCAATCCGCCCGGGAGCCTCAACGAACGGACGGAGAAGGATCGACACGACAAGATGGAGGGAAAAGAGACTCGTCTGGACAGCAACAACCGGTAATGAATCCACTCTGGATTCAGTCCGATCATAATAGGAGGCGTTAGGATGCGTAAAGATCGCATGGAGGAGGAAAGCCTGCTGGTCAATGGACCAGTAGGCGGTGAAGTGCTGACCAAACAAGAACGGCAGACATTGCGTGAAGAGGTTGGCGAGTTGACCCAGAGAATGGAGCAGGCCAAAGAGCAGGAGATTGCAGAATGAGACGGCAAGCAGTATCGCGTAGCTCGCGGTACTGCTATTTGTATTATTTATATGTGTAGAAAGTGATCCAGATCGTCGATTAACTCTGCCACGGTAGAATAGCTGCCGTCTATTTGAAACAGTTTTTGCAGGATGGTTCGAAGAGGCGGTGAAAGGGAAAGTTCCTCTTGCCAACTGCGCTCCGCTTCTGATTCATCTGCCTCATACGTCGAATAAAGCAGGAACAGCAGGAAGTGGCCTAGCGCCAGCAAATCGCTGGAGGGATGAACGGCCCGCTTCAACTGTTTTTCAGCGGGGTAATGATCGAACGGATCGTCCGTATAAGTGGGAGAGTCGCCGATGAAGCGGGCTAGACCAAAGTCGATCAGGTAGGGTTCGCCGTTTTGCATCACCACGTTGGGTATACGTACATCGCGGTGGATGATATCATGCTGATGCAGGTGATCGACGATTCTGGCCAGTTTGCAGATCAAGCGTACCGCTTCCGCCTCTCCAAACTGTTGGCCCTTGTCAAACAGCAACTCTTCGACGGTTATGCCGGGGATATAGGACATGACCAAGAAGCCCACATCGTTTTGGACAAAATGTTCAACTACTTGTGGGATTTGCGGGTGATCCAGCGATTCCAGGATTTTCTTTTCGTATAGTTGCATCCCTAAGCCTTTCGGGTGTCCTCTGCGGCTTGGTTTTGTCTGCTTGACAACCACCTGGGTGTCTGCGTGAAGGGGGGAGGCGAGATATGCGATTCCATAACTGCCCACACCGAGTACAGAACGAATGGTGTAACCGCCAAGTGTTTGTCCAGGGCGATACGGTCTATCCAGCCAATGAGTGCGATATAGCGTAAGCAGTTTCTCCCACAAGATGAACACGTCCTTTTATCTCTGCACTTCTCTTTGTCCTACCGCCTATTATGCGTGATTTCACTGTTTTTTGAAAGCTTTGAAGAGTTGGGGGCCGCCCGACTTGCCCTCGCAGGCGGCTTGTTGTGGAAAAGGTGGTCGCACGAATGGGGCTGAATACAGCTGCGGGCGATACGTTTAGGAGATCAGGGCAACCATCTGCAAGCCGGCTTCGACCATATTGAGACCACTTGCATAGTCGTTCTCGTCAATGGTTGGGATCAGGTCGTCTTCCTCCAGAAAGCGGAGCCATTTCTCATCTCGGT contains these protein-coding regions:
- a CDS encoding small acid-soluble spore protein P, whose amino-acid sequence is MLKEENQPANPHQMYNNEYDPREQAGEPLPGSKQVKQENHSRNIKTREG
- a CDS encoding HEPN domain-containing protein, producing the protein MPLLLAPVFNSVASGPVQINLKNGFRLESGNDKLYKLSHRYLRNLMNENRLYFKEKVSADSMFLIADYPQMKVTEDRSYIELIENLLNMASGNGVCSIPYVLTIEQNQYGISYLKRSLDGPAYLFDEEKRQVFEQLLRQEGHFPPVPFRRYLLSLERENWEDRLLDLWIALESLFVPDGKKGEITYKVRMRTAYYFADTREQRKRLSDFIKHSYNHRSEIVHSGKSPETGVSEEVQTLAELVRITLINMYGEDIKPQELKTRLDELILSGESYREVYHPAYFRQLSI
- a CDS encoding serine/threonine protein kinase, with amino-acid sequence MWEKLLTLYRTHWLDRPYRPGQTLGGYTIRSVLGVGSYGIAYLASPLHADTQVVVKQTKPSRRGHPKGLGMQLYEKKILESLDHPQIPQVVEHFVQNDVGFLVMSYIPGITVEELLFDKGQQFGEAEAVRLICKLARIVDHLHQHDIIHRDVRIPNVVMQNGEPYLIDFGLARFIGDSPTYTDDPFDHYPAEKQLKRAVHPSSDLLALGHFLLFLLYSTYEADESEAERSWQEELSLSPPLRTILQKLFQIDGSYSTVAELIDDLDHFLHI